The Saccharothrix violaceirubra genome segment GCGTGGTCCAGCTCCTCCTGGAGCTGCCCCATCTCCTCCATCAGCTCGTCGGAGTAGTCGACGGCCATCTTCTCGGCGATCTCGTTGAAGCGGTCCAGCTTCACCTTGATCTCGCCGAGCCCCTCCTGGACGTTGCCCAGGACGGTCTTCTCCTCGTTGAGCGGAGGCTCCTGCTGGAGGATGCCGACCGTGTGACCGGGCGACAGGTACGCCTCACCGTTGCCCGGCGTGTCCAGGCCGGCCATGATCTTCAGCACGCTCGACTTGCCGGCGCCGTTGGGACCGACAACGCCGATCTTCGCACCGGGGAGGAACATGATGGTGACGTCATCGAGGATGACCTTGTCCCCGTGCGCCTTGCGCACCTTCTTCATGGTGTAGATGAACTCGGCCATGCCCGCGATCGTAGAGCGGTGCCGATCGGGTCAGAACCTCGGTCGTCGGCTGGCGTCCCGCGAGCGCCGCGTCGTTGACGCGATCGAGTGACGCTCGCTTTCCCGGCCGCGTCGCCCGGTGTCCCGGTGCGGTGCCGTGACCAGGTTCGTCCCGGTCGACGCGCACGTTCGCGGCGCTGTGAACCCCTCACCCGTCCGTGGCTCCCGACGGCGCCGGACCACGACCTCCCTCCCTCATGCCTCGTGATGTGCTGCCGACGACTGCGCTGTCGACCCGCGCCGCATTCTGCGCGACGGACCGACTCGTGAACCCTTTTCCGGTACGGGATGCCCCGATCGGCTCAGAACGGAACTTCGGCGTCCGCCTCCGGTGGTGACGCCCGGTCGACGGCCGCCGCCGATGCCGGGTCCGAACGCGGGACGTCCGCCTCCGTCCGGGGCAGGTCGGCTCCGGAGCGGTGCCGCTGCGCACGCACCTCGGCCGTGCACCAGGTCAGGTCGGGCCCGACCGAGTGCGCGTCGATGTCGACGAACTGCCGCGCGATCCCGTCGAGGTCGCGGTCGGCGATCCTGAGCACGCCGGTCACCACCACGGGATCGCCCTTGTTGAGGGACATGTGGACGTTGTCGGCGAGTTTGCGCCAACAGGTGACGTTGAGGAAGAGCTGCCGACCGTCTTCCCACACCTCGGTCTCCCGGTTGTACCGACGCTCCCGCGAGTACATCCGGAAGGAGGCGCGACTGAGCCCGGTGTCGGCCGTCGTGTGAGTGACCACGCTGGACACCTTGCCGACCAGTGTGACCCTCGTTTCGTTGTACGCCATGGGACAGAGCATCGCCGTCCCGTGACCC includes the following:
- a CDS encoding single-stranded DNA-binding protein; this encodes MLCPMAYNETRVTLVGKVSSVVTHTTADTGLSRASFRMYSRERRYNRETEVWEDGRQLFLNVTCWRKLADNVHMSLNKGDPVVVTGVLRIADRDLDGIARQFVDIDAHSVGPDLTWCTAEVRAQRHRSGADLPRTEADVPRSDPASAAAVDRASPPEADAEVPF